In one window of Brassica rapa cultivar Chiifu-401-42 chromosome A07, CAAS_Brap_v3.01, whole genome shotgun sequence DNA:
- the LOC103828421 gene encoding late embryogenesis abundant protein At3g53040: MMERRRTALALLLVVVVLTWQKGTMAKDAKSAAEMAKKMATETVSWAGWVSDRITTGLGIKKKEPESAAQRTKNYAYKAAQYIKDSAYGMAGDAKDMAYEKASNAKEMASEKTGYVKDMAYEQAGHAKDYAYDKAGNAKDMAYEKAGHTKDYAYDKTDNAKQGAYDKAGIAKDIAYKQAGHAKDFAYDKAGNAKNMAYEKAGHAKDYAYEKAGDVKEVAYDKASNAKDMAYEKVDNVIDMTYDKVGSAYSSAKDMAYDNAENSKDMAYDKAGNAKDMAYEKAENVKDMTYDKVGSAYGNAKDMAYDKAGNVKDMAYEKAGNVKDMTYDKVGSAYGSAKDMAYEKAGDAKDMVYDKVGAAYGSAEKAKDYGYEKTGDVIRMATDKSSEAYEGAKERSNSAKDMVADKGEGAVKYGRDKATEAMDESVEYIKEKSHKAKDGAAKGFGETMDKVKETSKHAYETAKEKASHVAEEIRERYVEL, from the exons ATGATGGAAAGAAGAAGAACGGCTTTGGCACTGCTGCTGGTAGTGGTGGTTCTGACGTGGCAGAAGGGAACGATGGCGAAGGACGCAAAAAGCGCCGCCGAAATGGCAAAGAAAATGGCAACAGAGACTGTTTCATGGGCCGGTTGGGTCTCTGACAGAATAACCAC TGGACTTggtataaaaaaaaaggaaccagAAAGTGCCGCCCAACGCACAAAAAACTACGCTTACAAGGCCGCACAATACATCAAAGACTCAGCGTATGGCATGGCTGGTGATGCAAAGGATATGGCTTATGAAAAGGCAAGCAATGCAAAAGAAATGGCCTCCGAGAAAACTGGCTATGTAAAGGACATGGCTTACGAGCAGGCTGGACATGCGAAGGATTATGCTTATGATAAGGCAGGCAACGCGAAGGACATGGCGTACGAGAAGGCGGGACACACGAAGGATTATGCCTATGATAAGACTGATAATGCAAAACAAGGGGCCtatgataaggcagggattgcGAAAGACATAGCTTACAAACAGGCTGGACATGCGAAGGATTTTGCTTATGATAAGGCAGGGAATGCAAAGAACATGGCCTACGAGAAGGCCGGACACGCTAAGGATTATGCCTATGAAAAGGCTGGTGATGTAAAAGAAGTGGCATATGATAAGGCGAGCAATGCAAAGGACATGGCATATGAAAAGGTGGACAATGTGATAGACATGACGTATGACAAGGTGGGATCTGCTTACAGCAGTGCCAAGGACATGGCATATGATAATGCGGAAAATTCAAAGGACATGGCCTATGATAAAGCGGGTAATGCCAAGGACATGGCATACGAGAAGGCGGAAAATGTCAAAGACATGACATATGACAAGGTTGGATCTGCTTACGGCAATGCCAAGGACATGGCCTATGATAAGGCGGGTAACGTGAAGGACATGGCATATGAGAAGGCGGGAAATGTGAAAGACATGACGTATGACAAGGTGGGATCTGCTTACGGCAGTGCCAAGGACATGGCATATGAGAAGGCGGGTGATGCGAAAGACATGGTGTATGACAAGGTGGGAGCTGCTTACGGCAGTGCTGAGAAAGCAAAGGATTACGGGTATGAAAAGACCGGCGATGTGATCAGGATGGCCACAGACAAGAGCAGTGAAGCCTATGAAGGAGCTAAAGAGAGGTCAAATAGTGCCAAAGACATGGTAGCTGATAAAGGGGAAGGTGCAGTAAAGTATGGTAGAGACAAAGCAACGGAAGCAATGGATGAATCTGTTGAGtatattaaagaaaaatcaCACAAAGCTAAAGATGGAGCGGCCAAAGGGTTCGGAGAAACCATGGACAAGGTCAAGGAAACATCGAAACACGCATATGAAACCGCAAAAGAAAAGGCTTCTCATGTTGCCGAAGAGATTAGGGAGCGTTATGTTGAGCTCTAA
- the LOC103828400 gene encoding protein RADIALIS-like 4, whose amino-acid sequence MASNSISTSRSSNSSWTAKQDKQFEVALATYDKDTPDRWQNVARAVGGKSAEEVKRHYELLIRDVNDIESGRYPQPRYRNTN is encoded by the coding sequence ATGGCTTCCAACTCAATTAGCACTTCCCGGAGCTCAAACTCGTCATGGACAGCTAAACAAGACAAGCAGTTCGAAGTGGCATTGGCTACATACGACAAGGATACTCCTGACCGATGGCAAAACGTTGCAAGAGCAGTTGGTGGAAAATCAGCAGAAGAGGTGAAAAGACACTACGAGTTGCTCATTAGAGATGTGAATGACATTGAATCAGGACGTTATCCACAACCTAGGTACCGTAATACTAATTGA